Proteins encoded together in one Paracidovorax wautersii window:
- a CDS encoding isochorismatase family protein, with protein MTNANASIARPVAVAKPGAKLLNPHDHTLIMIDFQSQMAFATHSIDPVQLRSNAALVASAAAGFGASTILTTVAEKSFSGPMFDEVTAPFPGQALLDRTSMNTWEDEAVIKKVNEIGKPRIVLAGLWTSVCIVGPALSAIDQGFEVYVIADACGDISTEAHNRAMERMVQAGAQPITALQYLLEMQRDWARGDTYDMTTGIAKKFGGGYGLGITYAKTMFNAHEG; from the coding sequence ATGACCAACGCCAACGCTTCCATCGCCCGTCCCGTCGCCGTCGCCAAGCCCGGTGCCAAGCTGCTGAACCCGCATGACCACACGCTGATCATGATCGACTTCCAGTCGCAGATGGCCTTCGCCACGCACTCCATCGACCCGGTGCAGCTGCGCTCCAACGCCGCCCTGGTGGCCTCGGCCGCCGCCGGCTTCGGCGCCTCGACCATCCTCACCACGGTGGCCGAAAAGAGCTTCTCCGGCCCGATGTTCGACGAAGTGACCGCGCCTTTCCCCGGCCAGGCCCTGCTGGACCGCACGTCCATGAACACCTGGGAAGACGAAGCCGTCATCAAGAAAGTGAACGAGATCGGCAAGCCCCGCATCGTGCTGGCCGGCCTGTGGACCAGTGTGTGTATCGTCGGCCCGGCCCTGTCGGCCATCGACCAGGGCTTCGAGGTGTACGTGATCGCCGATGCCTGCGGCGACATTTCCACCGAAGCCCATAACCGCGCCATGGAGCGCATGGTGCAGGCCGGCGCCCAGCCCATCACCGCCCTGCAGTACTTGCTGGAAATGCAGCGCGACTGGGCCCGTGGCGACACGTACGACATGACGACCGGCATCGCCAAGAAGTTCGGCGGCGGCTATGGCCTGGGCATCACGTACGCGAAAACCATGTTCAACGCCCACGAGGGTTGA
- a CDS encoding type 1 glutamine amidotransferase domain-containing protein, translating into MAHILMVLTSHDQLGDTGKKTGFWLEEFAAPYYAFKDAGAQITLASPKGGQPPLDPKSDEPDAQTEATRRFKADAEAQKHLATTVPLSSVKAADFDAVFYPGGHGPLWDLAEDAQSIALIEQTLAAQKPLALVCHAPGVLRHTKAPGGEPLVKGRKVTGFTNTEEEGVQLTQIVPFLVEDMLKANGGEYAKGADWAPFVLTDGLLVTGQNPASSEPAAKALLQLLK; encoded by the coding sequence ATGGCCCACATCCTCATGGTTCTGACCTCCCACGACCAGCTCGGCGACACCGGCAAGAAAACCGGTTTCTGGCTGGAAGAATTCGCCGCGCCGTACTACGCCTTCAAGGACGCCGGTGCGCAGATCACGCTGGCCTCGCCGAAGGGTGGCCAGCCCCCGCTGGACCCCAAGAGCGACGAGCCCGACGCCCAGACCGAAGCCACCCGCCGCTTCAAGGCCGATGCCGAGGCGCAGAAGCACCTGGCCACCACCGTGCCGCTGTCCAGCGTGAAAGCCGCAGACTTCGACGCCGTCTTCTACCCCGGCGGCCACGGCCCGCTGTGGGACCTGGCGGAAGACGCGCAGTCCATCGCGCTGATCGAGCAGACCTTGGCCGCCCAGAAGCCGCTGGCCCTGGTCTGCCACGCGCCCGGCGTGCTGCGCCACACCAAGGCGCCCGGCGGCGAACCGCTCGTCAAAGGCCGCAAGGTGACGGGCTTCACCAACACCGAGGAAGAGGGCGTGCAGCTCACCCAGATCGTGCCGTTCCTGGTCGAGGACATGCTCAAGGCCAACGGCGGCGAATACGCCAAGGGCGCCGACTGGGCCCCCTTCGTGCTGACCGACGGCCTGCTGGTGACGGGGCAGAACCCCGCATCGTCCGAGCCGGCCGCCAAGGCGCTGCTGCAGTTGCTGAAGTGA
- a CDS encoding molybdopterin oxidoreductase family protein, translated as MTSLTTERQQVRGACPHDCPDTCALLTTVEAGVAVRVQGNPAHEHTNGVLCAKVSKYAERTNHPDRILTPLRRSGPKGSGQFTPVSWDEALGDIAHRLGEIAARAPQAILPYSYAGTMGLVQGESMDRRFFHQLGASFLGRTICSTAGGEGLMYTLGAKVGMKVEHFAESQLIIIWGSNSIGSNLHFWRYAQQAKRNGAKLVCIDPRKTETADKCQEHLQILPGTDGALALALIHELIQHDWLDHDYIAQHTTGWEGLRERALTFTPERAAAICGIPAEQIRQLARDYGTTKPAAIRLNYGMQRAHGGGNATRAIVCLPALTGAWRHRAGGVLFSSSGHYPVQRGALQRPDLLAGATPRTINMVTIGDDLLKGTSPAFGPRIEAVVVYNSNPVAVAPDSAKVVQGFEREDLFTVVLEHFQTDTADYADYILPATTQLEHWDVHLSYGHTDVLLNRPAIQPMGEARANTQIFRDLAARMGFTGPCFADDDETLCRQAYGDRVDFQQLLDIGFAPLAIDEAPFAHGGFPTPSGKVEIYSERLAAQGLDPLPSYVANHEPAGGSVRYPLAMISPPARNFLNSTFVNVTSLRNIESEPVLEIHPDDAAPRGIADGSVVRIFNDRGSYECRAAVNARARPGVVNGLGIWWRKFGLNGTNVNELTSQALTDLGAAPTFYDCAVQVELRAS; from the coding sequence ATGACCAGCCTCACGACCGAAAGGCAACAGGTGCGCGGCGCCTGCCCCCACGACTGCCCCGATACCTGTGCCTTGCTCACCACAGTCGAGGCCGGCGTGGCCGTGCGCGTACAGGGCAATCCGGCCCATGAGCACACCAACGGCGTGCTCTGCGCCAAGGTGTCGAAGTACGCCGAGCGCACCAACCATCCGGACCGCATCCTCACCCCGCTCAGGCGCAGCGGCCCCAAGGGCAGCGGCCAGTTCACGCCCGTCAGCTGGGACGAGGCCCTGGGCGACATCGCCCATCGGCTGGGCGAGATCGCCGCCCGCGCGCCCCAGGCCATCCTGCCCTACAGCTACGCCGGCACCATGGGCCTGGTGCAGGGCGAGAGCATGGACCGGCGCTTCTTCCACCAGCTGGGCGCGTCCTTCCTGGGCCGCACCATCTGCTCCACGGCGGGTGGCGAGGGACTGATGTACACGCTGGGTGCCAAGGTGGGCATGAAGGTGGAGCATTTCGCCGAGTCGCAGCTGATCATCATCTGGGGCAGCAACTCCATCGGCAGCAACCTGCACTTCTGGCGCTATGCCCAGCAGGCCAAGCGCAATGGCGCCAAGCTGGTGTGCATCGACCCGCGCAAGACCGAAACCGCCGACAAGTGCCAGGAGCACCTGCAGATCCTGCCGGGCACCGACGGCGCGCTGGCGCTGGCGCTGATCCACGAGCTGATCCAGCACGACTGGCTGGACCACGACTACATCGCCCAGCACACCACCGGCTGGGAAGGCCTGCGAGAGCGTGCGCTCACCTTCACCCCGGAGCGCGCTGCGGCGATCTGCGGTATTCCGGCCGAACAGATCCGCCAGCTGGCGCGCGACTACGGCACGACCAAGCCGGCCGCCATCCGCCTGAACTACGGAATGCAGCGCGCGCACGGCGGCGGCAACGCCACGCGCGCCATCGTCTGCCTGCCGGCGCTGACCGGCGCCTGGCGCCACCGCGCGGGCGGCGTGCTGTTCTCCAGCTCGGGCCACTACCCGGTGCAGCGGGGGGCCCTGCAGCGCCCCGACCTGCTGGCCGGCGCCACGCCGCGCACCATCAACATGGTGACCATCGGCGACGACCTGCTCAAGGGCACCTCGCCCGCCTTCGGTCCCCGGATCGAAGCCGTGGTGGTCTACAACAGCAACCCCGTGGCCGTGGCGCCCGATTCCGCCAAGGTGGTGCAGGGGTTCGAGCGCGAGGACCTGTTCACCGTGGTGCTGGAGCACTTCCAGACCGACACGGCCGACTACGCCGACTACATCCTGCCGGCCACCACGCAGCTGGAGCACTGGGACGTGCACCTGTCGTACGGCCACACCGATGTGCTGCTGAACCGCCCGGCGATCCAGCCCATGGGCGAAGCCCGCGCCAACACGCAGATCTTCCGCGACCTGGCCGCGCGCATGGGTTTCACCGGGCCCTGCTTTGCCGACGACGACGAAACGCTGTGCCGCCAGGCCTATGGCGACCGGGTGGACTTCCAGCAGCTGCTGGACATCGGCTTCGCGCCGCTGGCCATCGACGAAGCGCCGTTCGCCCACGGCGGTTTCCCCACGCCCTCGGGCAAGGTGGAGATCTACAGCGAGCGCCTGGCCGCACAGGGCCTGGACCCGCTGCCCAGCTACGTGGCCAACCACGAGCCCGCCGGCGGCTCGGTCCGCTACCCGCTGGCGATGATCTCGCCGCCGGCGCGCAACTTCCTCAACTCCACCTTCGTGAACGTGACCAGCCTGCGCAACATCGAGAGCGAGCCGGTGCTGGAGATCCACCCCGACGACGCCGCCCCGCGCGGCATTGCCGACGGCAGCGTGGTGCGCATCTTCAACGACCGCGGCAGCTACGAATGCCGCGCCGCGGTGAATGCACGGGCGCGCCCCGGCGTGGTCAACGGCTTGGGCATCTGGTGGCGCAAGTTCGGCCTGAACGGCACCAACGTGAACGAGCTGACGAGCCAGGCCCTGACCGACCTGGGCGCGGCGCCCACGTTCTACGACTGCGCGGTGCAGGTGGAGCTGCGCGCCAGCTGA
- a CDS encoding amidohydrolase, whose product MTPPATTPDLILRNGRFTTLDRANPTASAVAIAAGRFTKVGDDREVMALAGPQTRVIDLGGRSVLPGLIDNHLHIIRGGLNFNMELRWDGVKSLADAMAMLKAQVDVTPAPQWVRVVGGFTEHQFVEKRLPTLAELNAVAPDTPVFILHLYDRALLNGAALRAVGYTKDTPSPPGGEIVRDSAGNPTGLLLAKPNAAILYATLAKGPKLPRDYQVNSTRHFMRELNRLGVTGAIDAGGGMQNYPDDYDVIQELADADQLTIRLAYNLFTQKPKEEKDDFLRWTATSQYKQGTDYFRHNGAGEMLVFSAADFEDFRQPQPELAPGMEGELEEVVRILAQNRWPWRMHATYDETIDRALNVFEKINEDTPLAGLNWFFDHAETISEKSIDRIAALGGGVAVQHRMAYQGEYFVERYGAAAAEATPPVKRMLEKGVNVSAGTDATRVASYNPWVSLSWLVTGKTVGGLQLTPQRNCLTRDQALRMWTENVTWFSNEQGKKGRIEVGQLADLTVPDRDFFACPESEIADTSSLLTVVGGKVVYGVGDFAEFDESAPPLAMPDWSPVRTFRGYGAWGVQEGAPLQSVMRNAAANCGCASSCNMHGHAHATAWSSKLPVSDLKGFWGALGCACWAV is encoded by the coding sequence ATGACGCCACCCGCCACCACCCCTGACCTGATCCTGCGCAATGGCCGCTTCACCACGCTGGACCGCGCCAATCCCACGGCCAGCGCCGTTGCCATTGCCGCAGGGCGCTTCACGAAGGTCGGCGACGACCGCGAGGTGATGGCGCTGGCCGGCCCGCAGACCCGGGTCATCGACCTGGGCGGCCGCAGCGTGCTGCCGGGGCTGATCGACAACCACCTGCACATCATCCGCGGCGGGCTCAACTTCAACATGGAACTGCGCTGGGACGGGGTGAAGAGCCTGGCCGATGCCATGGCCATGCTCAAGGCCCAGGTGGACGTGACCCCCGCGCCCCAGTGGGTGCGCGTGGTGGGCGGCTTCACCGAACACCAGTTCGTGGAGAAGCGTCTGCCCACGTTGGCCGAACTGAATGCGGTGGCGCCCGATACGCCCGTGTTCATCCTGCACCTGTACGACCGCGCGCTGCTCAACGGCGCCGCCCTGCGCGCCGTGGGCTATACCAAGGACACGCCGTCGCCCCCCGGCGGCGAGATCGTGCGCGACAGCGCTGGCAACCCCACGGGGCTGCTGCTGGCCAAACCCAATGCGGCCATCCTCTACGCCACGCTGGCCAAGGGCCCCAAGCTGCCGCGCGACTACCAGGTCAACTCCACGCGCCACTTCATGCGCGAGCTGAACCGCCTGGGCGTGACCGGCGCCATCGACGCGGGCGGCGGCATGCAGAACTACCCCGACGATTACGACGTGATCCAGGAGCTGGCCGATGCCGACCAGCTCACCATCCGCCTGGCCTACAACCTGTTCACGCAAAAACCCAAGGAAGAGAAGGACGACTTTCTGCGCTGGACGGCCACCTCGCAGTACAAGCAGGGCACCGACTACTTCCGCCACAACGGCGCGGGCGAGATGCTGGTGTTCTCCGCCGCCGACTTCGAGGACTTCCGCCAGCCCCAGCCCGAGCTGGCGCCCGGCATGGAAGGCGAGCTGGAAGAAGTGGTGCGCATCCTCGCGCAGAACCGCTGGCCCTGGCGCATGCACGCCACGTACGACGAGACCATCGACCGCGCACTGAACGTGTTCGAGAAGATCAATGAAGACACGCCGCTGGCCGGCCTGAACTGGTTCTTCGACCACGCCGAAACCATCTCGGAAAAGTCCATCGACCGCATCGCCGCATTGGGCGGCGGCGTGGCCGTGCAGCACCGCATGGCCTACCAGGGCGAGTACTTCGTCGAACGCTACGGCGCCGCTGCGGCCGAGGCCACGCCGCCCGTCAAGCGCATGCTGGAGAAGGGCGTAAACGTCTCTGCCGGCACCGACGCCACCCGCGTGGCCAGCTACAACCCCTGGGTGTCGCTGTCGTGGCTTGTCACCGGCAAGACCGTGGGCGGCCTGCAGCTCACGCCGCAGCGCAACTGCCTGACGCGCGATCAGGCCCTGCGCATGTGGACCGAGAACGTCACCTGGTTCAGCAACGAGCAGGGCAAGAAGGGCCGCATCGAAGTGGGCCAACTGGCCGACCTGACCGTGCCCGACCGCGACTTCTTCGCCTGCCCCGAGTCCGAGATCGCCGACACCTCGTCGCTGCTCACCGTGGTGGGCGGCAAGGTGGTCTACGGCGTGGGCGACTTCGCCGAGTTCGACGAATCGGCCCCGCCGCTGGCCATGCCAGACTGGTCGCCCGTGCGCACCTTTCGCGGCTACGGCGCCTGGGGCGTGCAGGAAGGCGCGCCGCTGCAATCGGTGATGCGCAACGCGGCAGCGAATTGCGGCTGCGCCAGCAGCTGCAACATGCATGGCCACGCGCATGCCACGGCCTGGAGCAGCAAGCTGCCCGTGTCCGACCTCAAGGGCTTCTGGGGCGCTTTAGGTTGCGCCTGCTGGGCGGTGTGA
- a CDS encoding pirin family protein, with the protein MLDIRKAHHRGNANHGWLHSRHTFSFGHYRDANQQGFSDLLVINDDRVTPSKGFGTHAHRDMEIFSYVLEGALEHKDSMGTGSVIRPGDVQMMSAGTGVQHSEFNHSAEEPVHFLQIWIVPNKVGAQPRYQQVHFTEADKRGQLRQIISPEGTNGSLAVHQDARVYAGLFNGDESADLAIGANRNVYVHVARGSVEVNGERLDEGDGARIRNAGDLHFAKGENAEVLVFDLRPNELPTMPH; encoded by the coding sequence ATGCTCGACATCCGCAAAGCCCACCACCGCGGCAACGCCAACCACGGCTGGCTGCACTCCCGCCACACGTTCTCGTTCGGCCACTACCGCGATGCCAACCAGCAAGGTTTCTCCGACCTGCTGGTCATCAACGACGACCGCGTGACGCCTTCGAAGGGCTTCGGCACCCATGCCCACCGCGACATGGAAATCTTCTCCTACGTGCTGGAAGGCGCGCTGGAACACAAGGATTCGATGGGCACGGGCTCGGTGATCCGTCCCGGCGACGTGCAGATGATGAGCGCCGGCACCGGCGTGCAGCACAGCGAGTTCAACCACTCGGCCGAAGAGCCCGTGCACTTCCTGCAGATCTGGATCGTGCCGAACAAGGTCGGTGCCCAGCCCCGCTACCAGCAGGTGCACTTCACCGAAGCCGACAAGCGCGGCCAGCTGCGCCAGATCATCTCGCCGGAAGGCACGAACGGTTCGCTGGCCGTGCACCAGGACGCCCGGGTCTACGCCGGCCTGTTCAACGGGGATGAATCGGCCGACCTGGCCATCGGTGCCAACCGCAACGTCTATGTGCACGTGGCCCGCGGCAGCGTCGAAGTGAACGGCGAGCGGCTGGACGAAGGCGACGGCGCCCGCATCCGCAACGCCGGCGACCTGCACTTCGCCAAGGGCGAAAACGCCGAGGTGCTGGTGTTCGACCTGCGCCCCAACGAGCTGCCCACCATGCCCCATTGA
- a CDS encoding MFS transporter — translation MADNNTNTATKASGSFAPLVIPVFAVLWAATVLGNIGSFMRDVASAWMVTELSSSPTAVALIQTAATLPVFLLAIPAGVLSDILDRRRFLIGVQVLLGAVSGTLLVLAQTNTLTVEYLVALTFVGGIGAALMGPTWQSIVPELVPRSELKSAVALNSLGINIARAIGPAAGGLLLASFGAAAAYGLDVLSYVFVIAALIWWKRPKAEASGLNEQFFGAFRAGVRYARASRELHVVLLRAAVFFLFASSVWALLPLVARRMLGGTAGFYGVMLGAVGAGAILGAVLLPQLRKRLNTDGLVLLASLVTAAVMGVLAMAPPQWAAVALMLVLGLGWILALTTFNGVAQAVLPNWVRGRGLAIYLMVFNGAMAAGSLGWGLVAGQLGLPTTLLVGAAGLVAVSFLFHRVRLPAGEADLQPSNHWPEPLLAEPVAHDRGPVMIQIDYRIRREDLPAFFQAMQHVAQERRRDGAYAWGVAEHTGEPGRVIEWFLVESWAEHLRQHGRVSKADADLQAEALRYHQGPDKPVVHHFLALDARSAKAPSAGHDHGHAH, via the coding sequence GTGGCTGACAACAACACCAACACCGCTACCAAAGCATCGGGCAGCTTCGCGCCGCTCGTCATTCCCGTCTTCGCCGTGCTGTGGGCCGCCACGGTGCTGGGCAACATCGGCAGCTTCATGCGCGATGTGGCCAGCGCCTGGATGGTGACGGAGCTGTCGTCCAGCCCCACCGCCGTGGCGCTGATCCAGACGGCGGCCACGCTGCCGGTCTTTCTGCTGGCGATTCCCGCCGGTGTGCTGTCCGACATCCTGGACCGCCGCCGCTTCCTGATCGGCGTGCAGGTGCTGCTGGGCGCCGTCAGCGGCACGCTGCTGGTGCTGGCGCAGACGAACACCCTCACGGTGGAATACCTGGTGGCGCTGACCTTCGTCGGCGGCATCGGCGCCGCGCTGATGGGCCCGACCTGGCAGTCCATCGTGCCCGAGCTGGTGCCGCGCAGCGAACTGAAGAGCGCCGTGGCGCTGAACTCGCTGGGCATCAACATCGCCCGCGCCATCGGCCCTGCGGCGGGTGGCTTGCTGCTGGCCAGCTTCGGCGCGGCGGCGGCCTATGGCCTGGACGTGCTGAGCTACGTGTTCGTGATCGCCGCGCTGATCTGGTGGAAGCGCCCCAAGGCCGAAGCCTCGGGCCTGAACGAGCAGTTCTTCGGCGCCTTCCGGGCCGGCGTGCGCTATGCCCGCGCCAGCCGAGAACTGCACGTGGTGCTGCTGCGCGCGGCGGTGTTCTTTCTGTTCGCCAGCTCGGTCTGGGCGCTGCTGCCCCTGGTGGCGCGCCGCATGCTGGGCGGCACGGCCGGCTTCTACGGCGTGATGCTGGGCGCCGTGGGCGCAGGTGCCATCCTGGGCGCGGTGCTGCTGCCCCAATTGCGCAAGCGTTTGAATACCGATGGCCTGGTGCTGCTGGCCTCCCTCGTGACCGCCGCCGTGATGGGCGTGCTGGCGATGGCGCCGCCCCAGTGGGCTGCCGTGGCCCTGATGCTGGTGCTGGGCCTGGGCTGGATCCTGGCGCTGACCACGTTCAACGGGGTGGCGCAGGCGGTGCTGCCGAACTGGGTGCGCGGCCGGGGCCTGGCGATCTACCTGATGGTGTTCAACGGCGCCATGGCCGCGGGCAGCCTGGGCTGGGGCCTGGTGGCAGGCCAGCTGGGCTTGCCCACCACGCTGCTGGTCGGCGCGGCCGGGCTGGTGGCGGTGTCCTTCCTCTTCCACCGCGTGAGGCTGCCCGCCGGCGAGGCCGACCTGCAGCCCTCCAACCACTGGCCCGAGCCGCTGCTGGCCGAACCGGTGGCGCACGACCGGGGCCCGGTGATGATCCAGATCGACTACCGCATCCGCCGCGAAGACCTGCCCGCCTTCTTCCAGGCCATGCAGCATGTGGCGCAGGAACGCCGCCGCGACGGTGCCTACGCCTGGGGCGTAGCCGAGCACACGGGCGAGCCGGGCCGGGTGATCGAGTGGTTCCTGGTCGAATCGTGGGCCGAGCACCTGCGCCAGCATGGCCGCGTGTCCAAGGCCGACGCCGACCTGCAGGCCGAAGCGCTGCGCTACCACCAGGGGCCGGACAAGCCGGTGGTGCACCACTTCCTGGCGCTGGATGCGCGCAGTGCGAAGGCGCCGTCTGCGGGGCACGACCACGGCCACGCCCACTGA
- a CDS encoding LysR family transcriptional regulator → MLKLSLEAIELVDAIARHGSFAGASERLHKVPSTISYAIAKLEEQLGFALFTRNGPRVTLTPAGQEMIKEGRWLLVGAKQLESRMRQIATGFESEVRLVHDSLIPTHAFNQDICAFEDLNCGTRLRIGCDVMTGTWEALREGRADIVVAAGEGPAGGGYKAVPVGTLQFVFCVTATHPLAQLKRPLTRGDLLEHTAVVVGDGARSSNDRTIGLLSGQRRIIVPHMHAKIAAQAAGLGHGFLPRACVRTELETGILVELEVEAPRPDEPFFLAWRPEHMGEALKWWRQRLDRPLLPGILPF, encoded by the coding sequence ATGCTGAAACTCTCCCTGGAAGCCATCGAACTGGTGGACGCCATCGCCCGGCACGGCTCGTTCGCCGGGGCTTCCGAACGGCTGCACAAGGTGCCGTCCACGATCTCGTACGCCATCGCCAAGCTGGAGGAACAGCTGGGCTTTGCCCTGTTCACCCGCAACGGGCCGCGCGTGACGCTCACCCCCGCCGGGCAGGAAATGATCAAGGAGGGCCGCTGGCTGCTGGTGGGCGCCAAGCAGCTGGAATCGCGCATGCGGCAGATCGCCACGGGCTTCGAGTCCGAGGTGCGGCTGGTCCACGATTCGCTGATTCCCACGCACGCCTTCAACCAGGACATCTGCGCGTTCGAAGACCTGAACTGCGGCACGCGCCTGCGCATCGGCTGCGACGTGATGACCGGCACCTGGGAGGCCCTGCGCGAGGGCCGCGCCGACATCGTGGTGGCGGCCGGGGAAGGCCCGGCCGGCGGCGGCTACAAGGCCGTGCCGGTGGGCACGCTGCAGTTCGTGTTCTGCGTGACGGCCACACACCCGCTGGCCCAGCTCAAGCGCCCGCTCACGCGCGGCGACCTGCTGGAGCACACGGCCGTGGTGGTGGGCGACGGCGCACGGTCATCGAACGACCGGACCATCGGCCTGCTCTCGGGGCAGCGCCGCATCATCGTGCCGCACATGCACGCCAAGATCGCCGCGCAGGCCGCCGGCCTGGGACACGGCTTCCTGCCCCGCGCCTGCGTGCGCACCGAACTGGAAACCGGCATCCTGGTGGAGCTGGAGGTGGAGGCCCCGCGTCCGGACGAGCCCTTCTTCCTGGCCTGGCGGCCGGAGCACATGGGCGAGGCGCTGAAGTGGTGGCGCCAGCGCCTGGACCGGCCGCTGCTGCCGGGCATCCTGCCGTTTTGA
- a CDS encoding ABC transporter substrate-binding protein, with translation MWGRRQFSIGLGAAALGGFSLARAQGDTVVLGQSAPLTGPAAQLGVQFQAGAKLYFDQHNAQGRRTIELRTLDDGYDPERCAANTRKFIADDVFALFGYVGTPTSLAALPLATQGKLPFFAPFTGAEALRQPFNRLVFHVRASYNDETAVIARQLVNLGMQRIGVFHQNDSYGRAGLEGMTKALAEHQLKPAAVATVERNSEDVAAAVKTLVAASPQAVLQVATYAASAAFIRAARKAGYGGKFYNLSFVGTQALADALGAEADGVVVSQVMPSPFQTTKQVSREFLDAIKKGGGAVKPNYSTLEGYLAARVFAEGLRRAGDKASRDALINGLESVGPQVSGFQLAFSGNNHSGSRFVEMSMLKADGRVLV, from the coding sequence ATGTGGGGGCGGAGACAATTTTCGATCGGCCTGGGCGCTGCGGCACTGGGCGGCTTCTCGCTGGCGCGTGCGCAGGGCGACACCGTGGTGCTGGGCCAGTCGGCTCCGCTCACCGGCCCGGCGGCCCAGCTGGGCGTGCAGTTCCAGGCGGGCGCCAAGCTGTATTTCGACCAGCACAACGCCCAGGGCCGGCGCACCATCGAGCTGCGCACGCTGGACGACGGCTATGACCCCGAGCGCTGCGCCGCCAACACGCGCAAGTTCATCGCCGACGACGTGTTCGCGCTGTTCGGCTATGTCGGCACGCCCACCAGCCTGGCGGCCCTGCCGCTGGCCACCCAGGGGAAGCTGCCGTTCTTCGCGCCCTTCACGGGGGCCGAGGCGCTGCGCCAGCCCTTCAACCGGCTGGTGTTCCACGTGCGTGCCTCGTACAACGACGAGACGGCCGTCATCGCGCGCCAGCTCGTCAACCTGGGCATGCAGCGCATCGGCGTGTTCCACCAGAACGACAGCTACGGTCGCGCCGGACTGGAGGGCATGACCAAGGCCCTGGCCGAGCACCAGCTCAAGCCCGCCGCCGTGGCCACGGTGGAGCGCAACTCCGAAGACGTGGCGGCTGCCGTCAAGACGCTGGTGGCGGCATCGCCCCAGGCCGTGCTGCAGGTGGCCACGTACGCCGCCAGCGCGGCCTTCATCCGCGCTGCGCGCAAGGCCGGCTATGGCGGCAAGTTCTACAACCTGTCGTTCGTGGGCACGCAGGCGCTGGCCGATGCGCTGGGTGCCGAGGCCGATGGCGTGGTGGTGTCGCAGGTGATGCCGTCGCCCTTCCAGACGACCAAGCAGGTGTCCCGCGAATTCCTGGACGCCATCAAGAAGGGCGGCGGCGCCGTCAAGCCCAACTATTCGACCCTGGAAGGCTACCTGGCGGCCCGCGTGTTCGCCGAGGGCCTGCGCCGCGCGGGTGACAAGGCATCGCGCGATGCGCTCATCAACGGACTGGAGTCGGTCGGACCGCAGGTGTCGGGCTTCCAACTGGCGTTCAGCGGCAACAACCATTCCGGCTCGCGCTTCGTCGAGATGTCGATGCTCAAGGCCGACGGGCGCGTGCTGGTGTGA
- a CDS encoding DoxX family protein, giving the protein MDALRTAATAPWVQSLALLCLCAAYLQGGWDKARDFRGAVAEMRRFGLAPAAPIAVATIALQLGASALIVSGWYRWAGALALAGFTVIAAFLADRFWTEAPPERQRSANAFFEHWGLVGGMLLVAWHDLGGHRG; this is encoded by the coding sequence GTGGACGCATTGCGCACCGCCGCCACCGCGCCCTGGGTGCAGTCGCTGGCCCTGCTGTGCCTGTGTGCGGCCTACCTGCAGGGCGGCTGGGACAAGGCCCGCGACTTTCGCGGCGCCGTGGCCGAGATGCGGCGCTTCGGCCTGGCACCCGCCGCGCCGATCGCCGTGGCCACCATCGCGCTGCAACTGGGCGCTTCGGCGCTCATCGTGTCGGGCTGGTACCGCTGGGCGGGGGCGCTGGCCCTGGCGGGATTCACCGTCATCGCGGCCTTTCTGGCCGACCGTTTCTGGACCGAGGCGCCGCCCGAACGGCAGCGCAGCGCCAACGCATTCTTTGAACATTGGGGCCTGGTGGGCGGCATGTTGCTCGTCGCCTGGCACGACCTGGGAGGCCACCGTGGCTGA